The Panthera uncia isolate 11264 chromosome C1 unlocalized genomic scaffold, Puncia_PCG_1.0 HiC_scaffold_3, whole genome shotgun sequence genomic sequence agtttgttttttgttttattattttatatactttttaaaatgagatataattggcatgtaacattgtgtaagtttatgTCATAGATGTGTTGGTTTGATAGATTTATAGGTTTTCTGGCTCTTTTTAAGTAAATGATGTGATGGAGATAAAGACAAGTAAGATAAAACACTGGATAAAAACACAAACCCAAACATAGCAAACAAGTACTTTTAGTCAGAAAGCAAACTTCATGCTCCACGAAGgtctacagaaataaaatgacctctcaaaagaaacaaaaagtataatccttttacaaaaatgtataaaactcaAATACAAATGCTAGGGTTTAATGGGATCTAGTAGCCACAGTTCTACTTTGAATAATTGAGTTCTGTATGTTagaagatataaaacaaaatcctattTTAAGTTGGAATAGAAAGACTTCAATATGTAAGTATCAGAATAAAAATACTCTATAACGATAAATGGATTTTCACCAGGCCAGTACAGTCCTTAGTATCACACTTCACCTCAGAGAACTAAACAAATCTTTAATGGTAGTTTGCTGTGATTTAAAAGGCATATCAATACTTTCCATACAATGTGTTATTTTAGTTATTCTTTATCAAGAAGTATTGAAGATAAAGAGATGCTGATTACCTAGATACTTATactacagtgaaatattatttcaattaaaGGCCTTTTCACTCAAGAGCCAGCTTAATGAGGTTCTCACTGGCCAAGGGTGATAATTTGAACAAAAGACTAATGACACCAAGTGACTAacacagtgaattaaaaaaaaaaaaacaaaaaaaaaaacaaaaaaatgctctAAGTGCATAGCGATACtgcagagaaaaacattttttttttaactcactggACACCAATTAGAGTTTCCAGTGCACCAACAGttactctgaaaaataataaaggaaaaggatCAAATATTTATCCTGCCATTTTGGTATGAATATATTCCATGTAACAAAGTAGCCCTAGTGGGTGGAGCAAAGTTTTTGTATATAAAAGAATTCCAGGTAATAAATGCAACAGAAATAATAGATTTGGAAAATCATTTTGCAAAccttaatgaaataatttattcaggCAAATATCACTAATGTATGCTTTCAAAAACATAATGCAAGAACCTTATGAGGAATTTTCCAACAAGATGCTGGGCTTCTACCCATGTGCCCAATGACCAATTTGAGCCTCAGTAAAAGTGGGACAACCAGATTAAATGTCTCTTGATTAAATATAAAGTGCACCATACTATCAAGTATTGttgctcaaaaaagaaaaaaaagaaatcagaatctAATTAATCTTCCCTAGATCCAACTTTTAGGATATGGGATAAATGACAGAACAAGTTAAACAAAGAAAGCAACTGACCACATTCAGTCTATGAGACACTGTAGGCAACTCTCACAATTCCTTCAAGAAGTCACGGTGTAAAGAGAGCAGGAGCTAATTTAGATTTCAAGatacttaaaagacaaaataatcaaatatattaTGTACACCTACTCTAGACAGTGATTTGTACTAACCGaccataaatatattttggagataaCTGGGAAATTTTTTAATGGGCTATATATTAGATATTAAGAAACTTACTAATTCTGTTAGGTATGATACTGATACTGTAATTACAAGTGGGAATGTTCTTTTTTTGATATATCCTCAAGTACTTAGATTAAAATGACATCACATCTGAGATATGCTTtaaacaaaagggagagagaagaaaccaCTATGGCAAAATATTTATGGTTATATGGTTAGTAAAGCTAGATTACAGTATGTGGAGATTCATGatgtattttctctatttcagcagacacttcaaatttttttaaatagttaataaaataacaaatcactttcaaaaaaatgtttaatatatacaATTGACAAAGTTTATTATCACGAAACTttagtaggtttttaaaaagacttttgacTTTAGAATACTGAAAGATGACAATCCATGACAGGACATATATAAACAaggataattaaaatattaaatactatcTAAATTAAAAAACCATAATTCAAATTGGTTGATTATAATCTTTGTGTATTGTTAGGAGTTGTATAGTTTACCCTTCATGAAATTCACCCCACCAACTCATGAAGACTACAAAACCTCACCACAAATTCAATTATACAATTTACAGTAATCAATGCTGAGTTTTTTGTGCTTAAAGCATGCACTAACACAGAAAGCACAAAATCCTATTTAcagggattttttgttttctttaaaacgtATCTCAATCATCTTTTAAAGTGCAAGCTACAAATATGCTGTATCCTTAAAGAAAAAAGGCTTctaagaaagtgagagagagcaatTCAGCACTGCCAAGAGTGGTTATATAACTAACCAAAGGCAAGCTGGCAGTACTGGGCTAACTCTGTTTTAGTGTAGCAGCCTCCTCCGTGGTAGGTGATTCTTAGCTCTTACTATACTACCAGCCGAACATGTACTCCATTGCTTTGGATACAagactttcatctttttttggcGTCTGTCTGTCAGAAATAACCTATTAAAAAAGCACACACAATTGTTAGGCTATAGTTTCTTAAGTATCATAGTCAATTCTAGAGTTAATGGCTAATTTAAAAGAGCCAAACAGTTAAATGCATTTGTGGTACCGAATTGTATATTTAAAGAAGATACGGATTTAGTTAGAACAACTTTATGCTTTAAAGCACAAAATCCTATTCCTTTGGCAAGACAAATTATATCTTCTCCTTATATCAGAAAACTGAACAAACAATACAAAAGCTACAAGAGATGAGGGTTTTAAAATCCTTAGGGGTGCCTGCCTagctcagtcggcagagcatctgactcttgatctcagggacatgagttcaagccccacaccaggcatggagcctactaTAAAAGAGACAGGACTGGCTTAAAAGAAAACCTTAATGAATCCAGTCTTAGTCTCCAAATTTCAGGGGAAATCAAAAGACTAAATTGTCACTATCttactaaattaaaaatgttttatttgctgtttcagGACCTGTGTCTGTGACTAGGCAAGTTCAGAACCTGATTAAGTAGGAGACAGTAACATACTGAATGAGAGTCATAATACTTCTATCATTCTTCAATGAATATAATGAACTTTCCCTTTAAACTTTTTTGAAACGAGAAACAGTGAAATGGGAGCTAGTCAATGGTCTCTTTGATAACCACAGCTACTCCAACATGAGTGAGGTTCTTCATTTGTGATACCATCAGATTCAGTCATCAGTTCAACAAGTTTTTTAATATTCCCTCACACCAGAGATGTTCATAAGAGAAACTTTAATGTATACAAGTATAACTCAGAAAAAACTAAAaccttcaaaatgttttaaataatggcaaaattttttaaaaattcaaggtaAGTTTTCAATTGGCCaaaaccataatttttaaaataaggaatttaaGAATGCAAATTTATAGGGATTTCATCAAGGCAATCACGTAAGAAATATTTAATGGCACACAAATCAATCCAATGGTTAAACATGCTATGCATTTCACTTTTTCAAGTTTATCTTTATCTAATTCTTAAAATACCTGATAGTCACTAGTAGAAGCTTTGTATGCTGTAGCAAGAGGTCTCATGGTAGAAATCCTAGGAGCACTTCCAGGCTGGGTTGGTGTGCCTACAGTTTTGATTGGTGGTGTAAAGGCTAGAGGTGGAGATGACAAAGCACACCTGTCATGGTTTTCCATAACACTCTGgagaaagaaaggtaaagaacTTCTCTGTTTATAAACATAATATGCTATTATCCACTATTACaccctacttaaaaagaaaaatttattgaaagaGGCACACTTTATTTGATCTAATTAAACTTTCAAACAATTTTAGGCTTGATAAAGCAATACATACTTCTTAGCTAGTATTTGAGATCTAATGCTCAACCAGAAAGCTCACTTCAGTGATCTCAAACATCCTCAAGATGACTAGAGACTCACAAGAGTAAAAATCTCcttaaaaatactatgaaaaaccctcaagggagaaaaaagaagattctTGGGGAAATCCTGGGGGAAGTAAGGCATGAAATTCCAGTGCTACTTAGTAGCCAGGAACCCCAGATTCTCCTCTGGCCTCTACAAACATATGTTACAGcataatataataattacagaaCTCTAAAGTAACCACAGATTGTAAGAACAGGAGCCAGACCTGCTTTGTGCATGAATGTGTATAtatgagcacagtgcctggtagaCAGAAGTTCATGTATAATTACTTAAGAACAATTATGATCATTTTACAAGCCATGAAGTATAAATTGTTCTCAGTATTATTTATAGGCAtataatagtttttaaacatgttaaaataaaaatgactaaaaagtTTCAGCCATTAAATAGTTAACCCTGTTACCATTCATGtgaagtatttcattttgaaagagcaGCATTCCTTTGaagtatttaaagatttttatgttgCTTTTGCACAGGAGAATGAGCTAGAAGTTAGGAGACCTAAAATCTAGATCTTACCTTTAACAACTCTAGATAAGTTACCCAAGTCCCGTTGGcctctttatctataaaatgaaggagtCAGGATGGATTACCTCTAAATTCTAAAGTCCCATGACTAAAAATTTGGCTTCCCATGAAAACAATACTATAACATCATCATATTTTACGAAGTAAGAAAAAGGGGCACAGTGAAGCAAAGTGACATAACTGCCAATGTCTATACTTAGACTTGTACTCTTCATACAGATGAAGCCATTTTCCTTACATCAGCAATAACTTACTTTATCTATACATGGTTTTACACCAATCATGATGGACTCTCCAAAAATCCTTCCATCTTTGCTTAAGGCTTTCCGAGCCTGCAGTTTAGATTGATAACGAATATGCATCCAATTTCCTGTGTTAGACATCTGCAAAGAATGAAGTTGTcccttaaaacataaaatatataaaacctaaccatgaattttattagaaaatacaaagataaggagATATATATGCTTCTACTTTTTATTTGATGCCCCATAACAAACTGAATGCTAGGATTCAACAAAAATCCTATTAAACAGTTTCAATAATTTCTACCTCTCAATTCTCCAATATAAAGAATACGTGGCAAAAATTCTCTGAAAGTAATTCTCAAAAGATAATTGTTTCTTATAAAAAGatcttactggggcacctgggtggctcggtcggttaagcgtccgacttcggctcaggtcatgatctcatggtccgtgagttcgagccccacgtcgggctctgggctgaccgctcagagcctggagcctatttcagattctgtgtctccctctctctctgcccctcccctgttcatgctctgtctctctctgtcccaaaaaaataaataaaaaaatgttgaaaaaaaaaatttaaataaataaataaataaataaataaacgttaaaaaaattaaaaaaaaataaaaataaaaagatcttacTAACCCTTGCtatgaaattgttaaaaattgTATTCATCAATGTTATTTCTGTAGGAATTAAGTCAATCCCTGATAACAGAAAAAAGATTTGTTATTTATAACTTGTTACAGGTAAGACAAGGTaagatacttgtttttaaaaagctctctaCAATCTAAAAAAGCCCTATGAACTCTGTAAATAAggaacttctcttttctttcatctccAATAAAACAAGCGGATACTGGAAGACAGTTATATAATATTTGGTGTAATTTTTGTTAAGAGACTATGAAGCATTTAAGGAAAGAGGGGGGGAGCATGAAATTCTCGCTCtcttatcttctttctttatccCTTTTATTAACTACTATGCAACCTCTAGCTTCTAGACTGCAACAGACATATTCAATGAAAacgtaaaaagagaaagaaaaacttttaagtttgGAAAAAAGCAGACAATATTCAGGAGCAAAGTCTCCCTCAATTCACAGCTTCTCTTTCTTCACACTAAATCTTGAACTGAAAAGAAGTAAGCCTTACCACATGTTTTAAGATATTCCCATACTGTGCAAATTGTAATAATATATAGGAAGCAGATGCTTGAGGAAACCTGAAAAAAGAGTTGTCCAAACAGTCAACTTCcataataaatacaaatgcaaattacCCTACGTATAAGTATTTCAAGATAAGTTTCCCCCAATGGACTAGAATATTAATAGGAGATCCCTGATCATTCTGTTTTCCTCAGTATCAGCTAAATATATCATTGCCCATTACTCAAAagcaaatatgttaaaattagtTTTGACTCAGTCATTCTTCCCCAtcctcagattccacatatgaaatcTCTAAAATTCCACTCTCACTGCCATTATCACACTCTTAGAAAAGAATTATCATGTCACAgctatgtatataatttattctaCGAGGGTATATATgcgtgtgtctatgtgtgtgtgtgaaatacttaggtatactACAgctattaaaaggaaaagaattttaaattatatggtCATATTATTTACACACTGAGTACCAACTGAAAATTCAGAAGTTTAgttctaaaagaaaatgaaaatcaataccAGCATCATTAgtatagaaacatttaaaagggtGGTTACCAAGATTTTAATAGCCATATATCtctgaaaatttttaagtgatttttcttttcttctttataaagttccttatggtttaaaaatattttatgaggtGTTATTACTTTTATAGTCCAAACAATGAAcctattttaagttgaaaatctGGAGTTTCCTTAACCAGTAGCTTTAGTTATTGAGAGCTTGCATTCAggactgaaattttattttatgttatgtatgttTGGATATAAAATTTCTAACctcaaagaaaagcaacaaatgaGGCAAAGTGCCTACAAAGAAgagctgaagaaaataaaaatgaaagagaaataatggtTCCAAGAGAGGGGaggtacttgaaaaataaaatgtaattctaaGACTCTATGACCACTTTGAGTGGAAACATTTCAATACCCTATAAAAGAACCACCCCAAAACAACGAATGATATATCATGATGACCTTGAGTCAGTAGGAAAAAGTTAAATTATCAAAGAACACATATATTTTAGATGTACTATCCTATAAAcagtcaaaataaaatattttatctcttagaagaaaacatttcagttCTCGCAATCAAACTCACACAGAGGGTTACTAAAACATAAAACCAACAAAGTTAATAGGTGGAAAAGTGTgtatcttaaaaatgaagaaaaagactaGCAGAAGATATTCAAGTAATTTATCCAATTACTACGGAATCTTAAAAGTGACACATTACTGAGCCTGACAGACGGGATGGGACACCCAAATTCAAAAACACAGCCATGTTGTGAGAGAGTatgaaaatttaaacacaaaaaagaaaagaaaaaagtcaagaagCCATCCAATTGTTATGAGCTTTCTGGGAATAAAGGAAAGCAATGATCTTGCTTTTTTACCTAAACAGAATCAATAACACATAGACTCTCTCTGGAAGGTTACACAAAAAAACAGGTGGCAATTACTGCCTTAAAGGGGAGAAAAACTGTAGTTGGGGACACAAGTGGGAAGGAAAacttttcattgtatattcttatacatctacttttgaatttttaaattttaaataaactgaatGTACATAGTCTATTCAAATGCACTAACATTTACTGTGCATTGTTCTTTCTTCAAGAAGCTCAAGTGTTATTGTTGTATTTTTTACCCCAAAACTAAATATAGTAAGGTCCAATATCAGTATGACCTATCACACTTTCAGAAGCAAACCTTATGTAGCATAGCATGAACAGTaacaacttaaaaatcaaaagaccTAAGGTTTTTTGCTGACACTTTACTAATAACTATATGTAAACCCCTGAATAAATCACTTAGTCTaacacctcagttttctcatatggAAATGATGCAATATGATCTCCAAAATGCTTTAAAGTACTTTTTTGGATCTAAAAATCTATTCAAAATGTATCCAGGAATATCATGTATAATGTCTACTAATATCCAATATCCTGTGACTATAAAGTACCAACTTTGTGACATATatgcgtgtatacacacacacacacacacacacacacacacacacacacacacacacaNNNNNNNNNNacacacacacacacacacacacacacacacacacacacacacacacatctatacacAAATGAAATTCAATTTGTTAGTTCCAAACCGGTTAAGTCCAATTGATGGAGAATAACCACTAGAAAGAAGGGAGTTTCGTAAGTCTAAAGAAGGATTTCTGTTTCGTTATCCAGCAAATACACTAAAGAAAATACATCTGAGaagcagataattttttttaaaagtatcaacAAATACTGAACACTAATTAATAATAGCATGCTGAAGTATCAGCGTGATTTGTACTAATGTGTGCAACTTATTCTGAAATGTACCAACAAAGAAAGATGAATTAATGgaacataaaacaaatgaagtaaaatattaacaactgTAGAAGGTAGGTGGTGGGTACCTGTGTGTTTGCTGTGcaatattttggggggggggggggacatctgATAATATTCATTATGAAATGTTAAGGAgtgtttggtttttagtttttttggaaAGGTAAATGATTCAGAAACCTTACCCGAACACAGTTACCCAAGTGTCATCGAGGTGATCTTCAGAAGTCAGAGAATCTCCTTGAGTATAAAATGGATCCAACTGTGCAGGAGATAATGTTGTCTTTCGTGGCTGACCAATGTTTGCTGGACTAAACATACTTTGCCCTATATTAGTATATTTAGTAAGTTAGTTACCAATATAAACATCttggtttattttaaatcaaagctCTTGGttgtaaatgaaaagatatattaaaaGTTGGCAATTGCATAAATAGTTCAAGATACGCAACTTGTAATCAAATGATCATTTTATACTACTGTACAATTTCAGGTCATTAATAATTGAGCATAATTTATgattttgtaaaagttttatttttataaatttgctaATGTTTTAATTTCCAGTTAAGCTTATACCAAAAGGGTCTCCAATCAACCTCAAGGACTACTATTGGATTCATCTTCCAAATCTACCACTTTCATCACAGCACCTCTGCCTTAGAATTATGCAATAACTCATTACCTACAGAATAATCCAAGAAGCTACACAATATAGTTCCAACCTATATTTTTCAATATGTCCCTAAACAGTATCTACCCTAGATCCTGAGATACAAATGCAGTTTTCTTTTACTAAggtaatttctaatttaaatgtctaattctgttctttctttgCTTATCCTTCAATAACAGCTACCAACTAATGAGTACTTCTACATGTCCAAAATGCCAAACTAACTGCtttacatgttcattttatttcagagGCACTGTCCTATTGAAACCACACGTTTCTGAGAAGCGGAAACCATTCTTTCCTCTTTGCAGTAATGATAATGATtcactcaaaaaaatatattttttcagtgcCTAAATACACACCTAGCATCATTATAGGTATTGAAGACACAGCAATGAAAAGtaagaccaaaataaaaaacaaaaaataaaaaaataaacaaaaccccatCTATCTCTAATGGAGCTTAAATTCTAgtagaaaagagacaaataagtAATACCTAGTACATTAGAAAACAGAAACTCCTTGAGGCAGCTAGgcagttcagttggttgagcgtctaactcttgattttagctcagggtaggatcccagagttgtggggatcaagccctgggtcaggctctgcttgggtttcattctctccctttcctgcactcacactctctctcaaataggaaggaaggaaggaaggaaggaaggaaggaaggaaggaaggaaggNNNNNNNNNNaggaaggaaggaaggaaggaaggaaggaaggaaggaaggaaggaagggagggagggaggaaggaagggaggaaggaaggaaaatcctacagaaaaatagataaagcaGTGTGTACCTATATACATACACGGAAGcgttaaatgaaacaaagattttGCTGAggtgacattaaaataaaaacccaaagaaGGGGGAGGGCAAAACATGCCAgtatctgaagaaataaatgttaaatggagAAAAAACCCCATACAAAGGACCTGAGAAAGGATACGATTGGTGTTTGATGAACAAGACAGTGAAGAGGGGACGTGAGGTCAAAACAAGTATATGATGAGCACAGCGAGAGGCAACAAAAAAATCagatcccccccaaaaaaacaactttgtaagCTACAGTAAAGGCTTTGGCTTTTACCTCAAACGAGTTGGGAAGCCAATGGAAAATTGTGAACAAAAGTGCCATAACAGgactaaaattttgaaataataatgaacagcaacatttcatttatttatttcatggtaCTTATTATACCATTTTACAGGTCTAAGTTTATTTAATTCTAACCATCTTACAAGGTAGGTTCTATTAGTAACTCCAATTAACGAATTAGGAAACGGGATGTTAAATAATGTCAAGAAGTGCAGCCAAAATTCCAATCTATGCAATCCAAATTCAAAGGACAAGCTCTTAGGAAGTAATCTAGTTAACATTTGTATTTACTACACCAGCAATTCTACAAGTATGGACTGGAGACTCTGAATAACTTACAACCTCTCTTGATGGGATCAGCCAAGTCAAAGTTATTTTCATAGTGATTTAAGGTTTCATTTGCCTTTATACTCTTAATTCTCTCATGAGTACAATGGACCTTTCCAAAGGATGCTTGATGCAATTCAATCAAGCATTCAATCAAGCACCGAGATTGAATACAGAAGCAGATATAAGGGGGTGTCTaggaggttaagc encodes the following:
- the NUP35 gene encoding nucleoporin NUP35 isoform X1, whose product is MATFAVEPQAPSLGSEPMMLGSPTSPKPGVNAQFLPGFLMGDLPAPVTPQPRSVSGPSVGVMEMRSPLLAGGSPPQPVVPAHKDKSGAPPVRSIYDDISSPGLGSTPLTSRRQPNISVMQSPLVGVMTTTPTPGTGQSMFSPANIGQPRKTTLSPAQLDPFYTQGDSLTSEDHLDDTWVTVFGFPQASASYILLQFAQYGNILKHVMSNTGNWMHIRYQSKLQARKALSKDGRIFGESIMIGVKPCIDKSVMENHDRCALSSPPLAFTPPIKTVGTPTQPGSAPRISTMRPLATAYKASTSDYQVISDRQTPKKDESLVSKAMEYMFGW
- the NUP35 gene encoding nucleoporin NUP35 isoform X3, which gives rise to MMLGSPTSPKPGVNAQFLPGFLMGDLPAPVTPQPRSVSGPSVGVMEMRSPLLAGGSPPQPVVPAHKDKSGAPPVRSIYDDISSPGLGSTPLTSRRQPNISVMQSPLVGVMTTTPTPGTGQSMFSPANIGQPRKTTLSPAQLDPFYTQGDSLTSEDHLDDTWVTVFGFPQASASYILLQFAQYGNILKHVMSNTGNWMHIRYQSKLQARKALSKDGRIFGESIMIGVKPCIDKSVMENHDRCALSSPPLAFTPPIKTVGTPTQPGSAPRISTMRPLATAYKASTSDYQVISDRQTPKKDESLVSKAMEYMFGW
- the NUP35 gene encoding nucleoporin NUP35 isoform X2 — its product is MATFAVEPQAPSLGSEPMMLGSPTSPKPGVNAQFLPGFLMGDLPAPVTPQPRSVSGPSVGVMEMRSPLLAGGSPPQPVVPAHKDKSGAPPVRSIYDDISSPGLGSTPLTSRRQPNISVMQSPLVGVMTTTPTPGTGQSMFSPANIGQPRKTTLSPAQLDPFYTQGDSLTSEDHLDDTWVTVFGFPQASASYILLQFAQYGNILKHVMSNTGNWMHIRYQSKLQARKALSKDGRIFGESIMIGVKPCIDKSVMENHDRCALSSPPLAFTPPIKTVGTPTQPGSAPRISTMRPLATAYKASTSDYQFAGIQETCFP